One genomic segment of Falco biarmicus isolate bFalBia1 chromosome 15, bFalBia1.pri, whole genome shotgun sequence includes these proteins:
- the LOC130159268 gene encoding C-factor-like isoform X3 — MALHGDAQDLQNVASNHANLVIILLEVTDPTSIKAAAARVGEHVGGSGLNLLINNAGMVINNTLDDETPENMTQIYTTNTVGPLLLGQAFLPLLKKAAQGSPGSGLSCSKAAVINISSYGGSIKEVYLWDQIQAVSYRCSKAALNMLTKCQSLGYRAHGVLCAALHPGWVQTDMGDSVGNVAPLTVDASVRGMLKVLSSLSEKDTGTFLDWEGKVLPW; from the exons GACTTACAGAATGTGGCCTCCAATCACGCCAACCTGGTCATCATCCTGCTCG aggTCACCGACCCCACCAGCAtcaaggcagctgcagccagagtTGGGGAGCACGTGGGGGGCTCGGGGCTGAACCTCCTCATCAACAACGCTGGGATGGTGATAAATAACACACTTGATGACGAGACGCCAGAGAACATGACCCAGATTTACACCACCAACACGGTTGGGcccctgctgctgggccag GCGTTCCTGCCCTTGCTGAAGAAGGCTGCCCAAGGGAGCCCGGGCTCAGGGCtaagctgcagcaaggcagccGTCATCAACATATCCAGCTATGGGGGCTCCATTAAGGAAGTCTATTTATGGGATCAGATACAAGCTGTCTCGTACCGCTGCAGCAAG GCTGCCCTGAACATGCTGACCAAGTGCCAGTCCCTGGGGTACCGGGCGCACGGTGTCCTCTGCGCTGCTCTCCACCCTGGCTGGGTGCAAACTGACATGGGGGACTCCGTCGGAAACGTG GCCCCCTTGACGGTGGATGCCAGCGTGCGAGGGATGCTGAAGgtgctctcctccctctccgAGAAGGACACCGGCACCTTCCTGGACTGGGAAGGGAAGGTCCTGCCCTGGTGA
- the LOC130159332 gene encoding microtubule-associated tyrosine carboxypeptidase-like isoform X1, whose protein sequence is MVLGPRAAPRHGPPLCSCPGPPPPPRPCPGAPPPRCPRGARRLSETGAGTRRGEGTGGRGGMRAAASLPHIARGRGEEGGGRRSPCLLVALRPRNVEAERERFFRASFAYDPQFEYAEPVPAAVLDKYGAASDRFVAQAIRIIRAVLEKYGTYESFEVATGGRLLSKCQIWSVIRKYMQKEGCVGEVVVQLTDDLLSQAVMMVEDSRPTLAINLAGARQHWLEGMLRHEIGTHYIRGVNNTRQPWHSSEGRKQYSLKPANPTEEGLASLHSVLFRKQPFLWRAALLYYTIERASRLSFSALFQDLEQYVQDAGVRWEYCVRAKRGQTDTSQPGCFSKDQVYLDGILRILRHRQTIDFPLLAALGKVSYEDVNRLKKFGVLEKARIPHFMQDLERYMKQLDHIVTTNGLNEEELEQLLPD, encoded by the exons ATGGTGTTgggcccccgcgccgccccccggcaTGGCCCGCCGCTCTGCTCCTGCCcgggccccccgccgccgccccgcccctgCCCGGGCGCCCCGCCGCCTCGCTGCCCGCGGGGAGCCCGCCGCCTTTCGGAAACCGGCGCCGGGACGCGGCGGGGCGAAGGCacggggggccgcggggggaTGCGCGCCGCCGCCTCGCTGCCCCACATCgcgcggggccgcggggaggagggcggcgggcggcgcagcccctgcctgctggtggccTTGCGGCCGCGCAACGTGGAGGCCGAACGGGAGCGCTTCTTCCGAGCCAGCTTCGCCTACGACCCGCAGTTCGAGTACGCCGAGCCGGTGCCCGCCGCCGTGCTGGACAAGTACGGGGCCGCCTCCGACCGCTTCGTCGCTCAG GCAATCAGGATCATTCGTGCTGTCCTGGAGAAGTATGGCACCTACGAGAGCTTCGAGGTCGCCACAGGCGGGAGGCTGCTGAGCAAGTGCCAGATCTGGTCCGTGATCCGAAAGTACATGCAGAAGGAAGGCTGCGTGGGAGAG GTGGTGGTGCAGCTCACGGATGACCTCCTGTCCCAGGCGGTGATGATGGTGGAGGACAGCCGGCCGACACTGGCCATCAACCTGGCTGGAGCCCGGCAGCACTGGCTGGAGGGGATGCTGCGCCACGAGATCG gcacccACTACATCCGGGGGGTGAACAACACCcgccagccctggcacagctctgagggCCGCAAGCAGTACAGCCTGAAGCCCGCTAACCCCACGGAGGAAGGCTTGGCCAGCCTGCACAGCGTCCTCTTCCGCAAGCAGCCCTTCCTGTGGCGGGCAGCCCTGCTCTACTACACCATCGAACGAGCCAGCCGCCTCTCCTTCTCCGCCCTCTTCCAGGATCTGGAGCAGTACGTCCAGGATGCCGGTGTCCGGTGGGAGTACTGCGTGCGGGCTAAGCGGGGCCAGACCGACACCTCGCAGCCAG GCTGTTTCAGTAAGGACCAGGTCTACCTCGATGGGATCCTTCGCATCCTGCGCCATCGGCAGACCATCGACTTCCCGCTGCTGGCTGCACTTGGAAAG GTCTCCTATGAAGATGTGAATCGGCTGAAGAAATTTGGGGTCCTGGAGAAGGCCCGCATCCCCCATTTCATGCAGGACCTGGAGCGGTACATGAAGCAGTTGGACCACATTGTCACCACCAATGGGCTGAacgaggaggagctggagcagctgctgcctgactGA
- the LCAT gene encoding phosphatidylcholine-sterol acyltransferase, whose protein sequence is MGSSGARVVLLTLSLLLQPTSQFWLFNVLFPPTTTPEAPPTNSTPPVVLVPGCLGNQLEAKLDKPDVVNWMCYRKTEDYFTIWLNLNTFLPVGVDCWIDNTRVVYNRTSRKMSNAPGVHIRVPGFGKTYSVEYLDQSKLAGYLHTLVQNLVNNGYVRDQTVRAAPYDWRVGPQEQPEYFQNLKALIEEMHDEYQRRVFLIAHSLGNLNILYFLLQQTQAWKDQYIGGFISLGAPWGGSVKPLRVLASGDNQGIPLMSNIKLREEQRMTTTSPWMFPTSLAWPETHVFISTPSYNYTYRDYQRFFTDVNLEDGWYMWEDMKDLLKDLPPPGVDTYCLYGTGYPTVETYIYDEHFPYEDPVDMIYGDGDDTVNTRSSELCKRWRHQQKQKVHVQELRGVDHLNMVFSNLTLSFINEILLGSPQEPGQWGQVRSSLQEGKEGKTLPGHKVLQEPKKN, encoded by the exons ATGGGGAGCAGCGGCGCCAGGGTTGTGTTGTTGACGCTGTCgcttctcctgcagcccacGTCCCAGTTCTGGCTCTTCAATGTCCTCTTCCCACCCACGACCACCCCAGAAGCGCCCCCGACCAACAGCACGCCACCCGTGGTACTCG TGCCCGGGTGTCTCGGGAACCAGCTGGAAGCCAAGCTAGACAAGCCGGACGTGGTGAACTGGATGTGCTACCGCAAAACGGAGGACTATTTCACCATCTGGCTTAACCTCAACACCTTCCTGCCAGTGGGAGTTGACTGCTGGATCGATAACACCAG GGTGGTGTACAACCGAACCTCTCGGAAAATGTCCAATGCCCCGGGGGTGCACATCCGTGTGCCTGGCTTCGGCAAGACCTATTCCGTGGAATACCTGGATCAGAGCAAGCTGGCAG GTTACCTGCATACCCTGGTGCAGAACCTGGTGAACAACGGCTACGTGAGGGACCAGACGGTCCGGGCAGCCCCATATGACTGGAGGGTTGGGCCCC aggagcagcccgAATACTTCCAGAACCTGAAGGCACTGATCGAGGAGATGCATGATGAGTACCAGCGACGTGTCTTCCTCATCGCGCACAGCCTGGGCAACCTGAATATCCTCTACTTCCTGCTCCAGCAGACGCAAGCCTGGAAAGATCAGTACATTGGGGGTTTCATCTCCCTGGGTGCCCCCTGGGGAGGGTCCGTCAAGCCCCTGCGTGTCCTGGCGTCCG GTGACAATCAGGGCATCCCACTCATGTCCAACATCAAGCTGCGTGAAGAGCAGCGCATGACCACCACCAGCCCTTGGATGTTCCCAACAAGCCTGGCCTGGCCCGAGACCCACGTTTTCATCTCCACACCCTCCTACAACTACACCTACCGGGATTACCAACGCTTCTTCACTGACGTCAACCTGGAGGATGGCTGGTACATGTGGGAGGACATGAAGGACTTGCTGAAGGACTTACCCCCTCCTGGGGTGGACACCTATTGCCTCTATGGCACAGGCTACCCCACCGTGGAGACTTATATATATGATGAGCATTTCCCTTACGAGGACCCTGTGGACATGATTTATGGCGATGGGGATGACACTGTCAACACACGCAGTTCGGAGCTGTGCAAGCGATGGCGCcaccagcaaaagcagaaggTGCATGTCCAGGAGCTGCGAGGGGTCGACCACCTTAACATGGTCTTCAGCAACCTGACGCTCAGTTTCATCAATGAAATCCTGCTGGGGAGCCCACAGGAGCCAGGGCAGTGGGGGCAGGTGAGATCCAGcctgcaggaggggaaggaggggaagacCCTACCTGGGCACAAGGTCCTTCAGGAGCCcaaaaagaactga
- the TMEM208 gene encoding transmembrane protein 208 isoform X2 — MAPKGKAGTKGKKQIFEENRETLRFYLRIILGASLAFVFSSVVYGTSYRSMSSMAKPSFTDDGSLADGGIDLNMEQGMAEHLKDVILLTAIVQVLSCFSLYVWYFWLLAPGRALYLLWVNILGPWLTADSSPAGQEPNEKKQRRQERRQMKRF; from the exons ATGGCG CCCAAGGGGAAGGCGGGGACCAAGGGGAAGAAGCAGATCTTCGAGGAGAACCGGGAGACGCTGCGCTTCTACCTCCGCATCATCCTGGGGGCCTCC CTAGCGTTCGTCTTCAGCTCCGTGGTCTATGGCACCAGCTACCGGTCCATGAGCTCCATGGCAAAGCCGTCTTTCACAGACGATGGCAGCCTTGCCGACGGGGGAATTGACCTGAATATGGAGCAGGGGATGGCAGA GCACCTCAAGGATGTGATCCTGCTGACAGCTATAGTCCAAGTGCTGAGCTGCTTCTCGCTTTATGTCTGGTACTTCTGGCTCTTG GCTCCGGGGCGTGCTCTCTACCTCCTGTGGGTGAACATCCTGGGGCCCTGGCTTACAGCCGACTCTTCACCTGCTGGTCAGGAGCCAAACGAGAAGAAGCAACGCCGACAAGAACGCCGCCAGATGAAGCGCTTCTAG
- the TMEM208 gene encoding transmembrane protein 208 isoform X1 — translation MAPKGKAGTKGKKQIFEENRETLRFYLRIILGASGVYVVVNLVIFYPAASAWTWLAFVFSSVVYGTSYRSMSSMAKPSFTDDGSLADGGIDLNMEQGMAEHLKDVILLTAIVQVLSCFSLYVWYFWLLAPGRALYLLWVNILGPWLTADSSPAGQEPNEKKQRRQERRQMKRF, via the exons ATGGCG CCCAAGGGGAAGGCGGGGACCAAGGGGAAGAAGCAGATCTTCGAGGAGAACCGGGAGACGCTGCGCTTCTACCTCCGCATCATCCTGGGGGCCTCC GGCGTCTACGTCGTGGTGAACCTGGTGATCTTCTACCCCGCTGCCTCCGCCTGGACGTGG CTAGCGTTCGTCTTCAGCTCCGTGGTCTATGGCACCAGCTACCGGTCCATGAGCTCCATGGCAAAGCCGTCTTTCACAGACGATGGCAGCCTTGCCGACGGGGGAATTGACCTGAATATGGAGCAGGGGATGGCAGA GCACCTCAAGGATGTGATCCTGCTGACAGCTATAGTCCAAGTGCTGAGCTGCTTCTCGCTTTATGTCTGGTACTTCTGGCTCTTG GCTCCGGGGCGTGCTCTCTACCTCCTGTGGGTGAACATCCTGGGGCCCTGGCTTACAGCCGACTCTTCACCTGCTGGTCAGGAGCCAAACGAGAAGAAGCAACGCCGACAAGAACGCCGCCAGATGAAGCGCTTCTAG
- the LOC130159332 gene encoding microtubule-associated tyrosine carboxypeptidase-like isoform X2 — MPIRYQNVPDWLLPGSKWCMDGSERASGTRLQRGQQAIRIIRAVLEKYGTYESFEVATGGRLLSKCQIWSVIRKYMQKEGCVGEVVVQLTDDLLSQAVMMVEDSRPTLAINLAGARQHWLEGMLRHEIGTHYIRGVNNTRQPWHSSEGRKQYSLKPANPTEEGLASLHSVLFRKQPFLWRAALLYYTIERASRLSFSALFQDLEQYVQDAGVRWEYCVRAKRGQTDTSQPGCFSKDQVYLDGILRILRHRQTIDFPLLAALGKVSYEDVNRLKKFGVLEKARIPHFMQDLERYMKQLDHIVTTNGLNEEELEQLLPD, encoded by the exons ATGCCCATACGCTACCAAAACGTTCCCGACTGGCTCCTGCCCGGGTCAAAGTGGTGCATGGATGGCAGCGAGCGAGCAAGCGGCACCCGGTTGCAGCGTGGGCAGCAG GCAATCAGGATCATTCGTGCTGTCCTGGAGAAGTATGGCACCTACGAGAGCTTCGAGGTCGCCACAGGCGGGAGGCTGCTGAGCAAGTGCCAGATCTGGTCCGTGATCCGAAAGTACATGCAGAAGGAAGGCTGCGTGGGAGAG GTGGTGGTGCAGCTCACGGATGACCTCCTGTCCCAGGCGGTGATGATGGTGGAGGACAGCCGGCCGACACTGGCCATCAACCTGGCTGGAGCCCGGCAGCACTGGCTGGAGGGGATGCTGCGCCACGAGATCG gcacccACTACATCCGGGGGGTGAACAACACCcgccagccctggcacagctctgagggCCGCAAGCAGTACAGCCTGAAGCCCGCTAACCCCACGGAGGAAGGCTTGGCCAGCCTGCACAGCGTCCTCTTCCGCAAGCAGCCCTTCCTGTGGCGGGCAGCCCTGCTCTACTACACCATCGAACGAGCCAGCCGCCTCTCCTTCTCCGCCCTCTTCCAGGATCTGGAGCAGTACGTCCAGGATGCCGGTGTCCGGTGGGAGTACTGCGTGCGGGCTAAGCGGGGCCAGACCGACACCTCGCAGCCAG GCTGTTTCAGTAAGGACCAGGTCTACCTCGATGGGATCCTTCGCATCCTGCGCCATCGGCAGACCATCGACTTCCCGCTGCTGGCTGCACTTGGAAAG GTCTCCTATGAAGATGTGAATCGGCTGAAGAAATTTGGGGTCCTGGAGAAGGCCCGCATCCCCCATTTCATGCAGGACCTGGAGCGGTACATGAAGCAGTTGGACCACATTGTCACCACCAATGGGCTGAacgaggaggagctggagcagctgctgcctgactGA